The Arachis hypogaea cultivar Tifrunner chromosome 19, arahy.Tifrunner.gnm2.J5K5, whole genome shotgun sequence genome has a window encoding:
- the LOC112751998 gene encoding uncharacterized oxidoreductase At4g09670, with the protein MAEDAPPIRFGILGCAEIARKVSRAITLSPNATLYAVGSRSLDKATKFAASNGFPPHAKVYGSYEGVIDDPEVDAVYVPLPTSLHVQWAVLAAQKKKHLLLEKPVALNVHDLHKILEACESNGLQYMDATMWMHHPRTTQMFHFLSDPQQFGRLQSVHATFSYGVSPYFLENDIRVKPELDALGALGDTGWYCVRAILWASNYELPKSARALHKPTYNDGGVILACGASLSWEDDKVATFYCSFLTDMSMDIIVMGTKGSLRVHDYVIPNQEKEAKFSTSSNSNWVELSIGWAPNPSDNVVYNDLPQEVHMVKEFARLVGAIKYNNSKPEDTWPVISRKTQLVIDAVKTSIDNGLEPVEIKG; encoded by the exons ATGGCCGAAGACGCACCACCAATACGATTTGGGATACTTGGGTGTGCTGAGATAGCAAGGAAGGTCTCAAGGGCCATAACTCTCTCCCCCAACGCCACCCTCTATGCCGTCGGAAGCCGCTCTCTTGACAAGGCCACCAAGTTCGCTGCCTCCAACGGCTTCCCACCCCATGCtaag GTTTATGGTTCATACGAAGGTGTTATAGATGACCCTGAAGTTGATGCTGTGTACGTGCCACTTCCAACAAGCTTGCACGTGCAGTGGGCTGTGCTTGCTGCTCAGAAGAAGAAGCACTTGCTGCTTGAGAAGCCTGTGGCTCTCAACGTTCATGATCTTCACAAGATTTTGGAGGCGTGTGAATCCAACGGTTTGCAATACATGGATGCTACCATGTGGATGCACCACCCTAGGACCACTCAAATGTTTCACTTCCTCTCAGATCCTCAACAGTTTGGACGCCTTCAATCG GTACATGCAACTTTTTCCTATGGAGTTAGTCCTTATTTTCTAGAGAATGATATTCGTGTGAAGCCAGAACTTGATGCTCTTGGAGCACTTGGTGACACTGGTTGGTATTGTGTGAGAGCAATTTTATGGGCTTCAAATTATGAGTTACCTAAATCAGCAAGAGCATTGCACAAACCCACATACAATGATGGCGGTGTCATTCTAGCTTGTGGGGCTTCTTTATCTTGGGAAGATGACAAAGTAGCAACATTCTATTGTTCCTTTCTTACGGATATGTCTATGGATATTATTGTAATGGGGACAAAAGGGTCATTACGCGTTCATGATTATGTTATTCCTAATCAAGAGAAAGAGGCCAAGTTTTCAACAAGCTCAAACTCTAATTGGGTGGAACTTTCTATAGGTTGGGCTCCAAATCCAAGTGATAATGTAGTTTACAATGATCTCCCTCAAGAGGTACATATGGTGAAGGAATTTGCACGCTTGGTAGGGGCAATTAAGTACAATAACTCAAAACCGGAGGACACGTGGCCAGTAATTAGTAGGAAAACACAATTGGTCATAGATGCTGTCAAGACTTCAATTGACAATGGCCTTGAGCCTGTGGAAATTAAGGGTTAA